A genomic window from Purpureocillium takamizusanense chromosome 2, complete sequence includes:
- a CDS encoding uncharacterized protein (COG:S~EggNog:ENOG503P2S7), whose amino-acid sequence MAYTLVPRCTVDDAAGLARNNMSAFWQETWWNMIWAGKTLDALISSCTLRMPRNLLTERNVRRHQKVVEAATGEIAGYARWIMPASYETAWLEAQTPDVSECDRELFQQRFSSAEWSPRDDLDPLDEQMYENMQENEPAGPYIKLDFLAVGPNHQHRGVGSMLVKSGIEAANELQLDIYLVAMGKKALDMYLKLGFNLLAQDCKDLRPFGADGIYDTYILVKHPATL is encoded by the exons ATGGCTTACACTCTGGTGCCAAGATGCACAGTCGATGATGCCGCGGGTCTAGCTCGAAACAACATGTCTGCTTTTTGGCAAGAGACTTGGTGGAACATGATCTGGgccggcaagacgctcgacgccctcatcAGCTCATGTACTTTGAGGATGCCTCGGAATCTTCTGACGGAGCGCAACGTGAGGCGCCATCAAaaagtcgtcgaggcggccacgggcgagaTTGCGGGCTACGCACGATGGATCATGCCGGCCTCGTACGAGACGGCCTGGCTCGAGGCGCAGACCCCAGATGTCAGTGAATGTGACAGGGAGCTGTTTCAACAGCGCTTCTCCAGTGCCGAATGGTCACCGCGCGATGATTTGGACCCTCTTGACGAACAGATGTACGAGAACATGCAGGAGAACGAGCCAGCGGGTCCCTACATCA AATTGGACTTCCTTGCCGTTGGTCCAAATCACCAGCACCGAGGCGTCGGCAGCATGCTTGTCAAGTCGGGCATCGAGGCTGCGAATGAGCTTCAGTTGGATATTTACCTCGTTGCGATGGGAAAGAAGGCACTTGACATGTATTTGAAGCTGGGGTTCAATCTTTTGGCACAGGACTGCAAAGACCTTCGACCATTCGGTGCAGATGGTATTTACGACACATACATCCTCGTCAAACATCCGGCGACCCTATGA